A genome region from Pirellulales bacterium includes the following:
- a CDS encoding DUF3293 domain-containing protein — MHPAYFQTRFRLPGAEPEWPHQFVIVSAYATTGQQWTDAENQAADRRLQADLASRGHWHCRVTGFSPATGHAEPSFAADISLSEARQLGARFHQDAIYHVAGDQLSVVHCQGPAELVDVGPFRERVHAGGGQ, encoded by the coding sequence ATGCACCCGGCCTATTTCCAAACGCGGTTTCGTCTGCCCGGCGCCGAGCCGGAATGGCCCCACCAGTTCGTCATCGTCTCCGCCTATGCCACCACCGGCCAACAGTGGACCGACGCCGAAAATCAAGCGGCCGACCGCCGCCTGCAAGCGGATCTGGCTAGCCGTGGCCATTGGCACTGCCGCGTCACTGGGTTTTCTCCCGCCACCGGTCACGCCGAACCGAGCTTTGCCGCCGATATTTCCCTGAGCGAAGCCCGCCAGCTTGGCGCGCGCTTTCATCAAGACGCCATCTATCACGTCGCGGGCGATCAGTTGTCGGTCGTCCATTGCCAGGGGCCGGCCGAACTGGTCGACGTCGGCCCCTTCCGCGAGCGGGTGCATGCCGGCGGCGGCCAGTGA
- a CDS encoding DUF4926 domain-containing protein — MIKELDTVVLTVDLRELGLLRGDVGTVVLLHGDAGYEVEFASLKGETLAVVSLAASQVRPLGEREIAQARALDAAAR; from the coding sequence ATGATTAAGGAACTCGATACCGTGGTGCTGACGGTCGACCTGCGCGAGCTGGGCCTCCTACGCGGCGACGTCGGCACGGTCGTCTTGCTGCACGGCGATGCGGGCTACGAGGTGGAGTTTGCCAGCCTCAAGGGGGAGACGTTGGCCGTCGTTTCGCTGGCCGCCAGCCAGGTGCGCCCCTTGGGCGAGCGAGAGATTGCCCAAGCGCGAGCATTGGACGCGGCGGCTCGCTAG
- the fabF gene encoding beta-ketoacyl-ACP synthase II → MVMRRRVVITGIGCVTPLGSEVDDVWRRVLAGESGVGPMTLFDASNFPTKIAAEVKDWDVSDVGEDPNTWRLRSRHTQFAVGAAKKAYADSGLPDTLSDPTRFGVYLGSGEGQQDFERFTNMMVAALDGPELNIARFTKVGLEQLDPLFELEQEPNMPSSHLAAILGAQGPNANCLTACAASSQALGEACEMIRRGDADLMLSGGAHSMIHPFGITGFNLLGALSTRNDEPAKASRPFDRHRDGFVIGEGAAMLILEELDHARARDAKIYGEITGYGSTADAFRITDIHPEGRGAARCISLALEDAGLNPGDVHYINAHGTSTSVNDKVESLAIKRALGDQAYQTPVSSTKSMMGHLIAAAGATELILCLMAIRDNVLPPTINLETPDPDCDLDYIPNQPRPARCDHALSNSFGFGGQNITLAVSRFTG, encoded by the coding sequence ATCGTCATGCGACGACGCGTTGTCATCACCGGCATCGGTTGCGTCACCCCGCTCGGCAGCGAGGTCGACGATGTGTGGCGCCGCGTGCTCGCCGGCGAGTCGGGCGTCGGCCCCATGACCCTGTTCGACGCCAGCAACTTTCCCACCAAGATCGCCGCCGAGGTCAAAGACTGGGACGTCTCCGACGTGGGCGAAGACCCGAACACCTGGCGCCTCCGCAGCCGGCATACGCAGTTTGCCGTCGGCGCCGCCAAAAAGGCCTATGCCGACTCGGGGTTGCCAGACACCTTGTCCGACCCGACCCGCTTTGGCGTCTATCTCGGCAGCGGCGAAGGACAGCAAGATTTCGAACGCTTCACCAACATGATGGTGGCCGCGCTCGATGGCCCAGAGTTGAACATCGCCCGGTTCACCAAGGTGGGCCTGGAACAGCTCGATCCGTTGTTCGAGCTGGAGCAAGAGCCGAACATGCCGTCCAGCCATCTGGCCGCGATCCTCGGCGCGCAGGGCCCCAACGCCAACTGCCTGACCGCATGCGCCGCCAGCAGCCAGGCCCTTGGCGAGGCGTGCGAGATGATTCGCCGCGGCGACGCCGACCTGATGCTCTCCGGCGGCGCGCACAGCATGATCCATCCCTTCGGCATCACCGGCTTCAACCTGCTGGGCGCTCTCTCCACCCGCAACGACGAGCCGGCCAAGGCCAGTCGCCCGTTCGATCGCCACCGCGACGGCTTCGTGATTGGCGAAGGCGCCGCCATGCTCATTCTGGAAGAACTCGACCACGCCCGCGCCCGCGACGCCAAGATCTATGGCGAGATCACCGGCTACGGCTCGACCGCCGACGCCTTTCGCATCACCGACATCCACCCCGAGGGGCGCGGCGCCGCCCGCTGCATTTCGCTGGCCTTGGAAGACGCGGGGCTCAATCCTGGGGACGTGCACTACATCAACGCGCACGGCACCAGCACGTCGGTCAACGACAAGGTGGAATCGCTCGCCATCAAGCGGGCGCTCGGCGACCAGGCGTATCAAACCCCCGTCTCCAGCACCAAGAGCATGATGGGGCACCTGATCGCCGCCGCCGGCGCCACCGAACTGATCCTTTGCCTGATGGCGATCCGCGACAATGTGCTGCCGCCGACGATCAATCTCGAAACGCCCGACCCCGACTGCGACCTCGACTACATCCCCAACCAACCGCGACCGGCGCGCTGCGATCACGCGCTGTCGAACAGCTTTGGCTTTGGCGGGCAAAACATCACCCTCGCCGTCTCCCGCTTCACGGGCTAG
- a CDS encoding beta-hydroxyacyl-ACP dehydratase produces MRWIWIDRFIEFESGQRARAIKNVSLAEEHLHDHFHGFPMMPASLILEGLAQTGGILVGEARGFQDKVILAKVPRVAFHFPVVPGDTLTYTATLESASAEGARVAATAHVGERLQTEAEIVFANLAGDQQSAEFFDPQSFVFTMKLLGVFDVGRGTTGIPDPPGVAALRARG; encoded by the coding sequence ATGCGCTGGATTTGGATCGACCGGTTCATTGAGTTCGAAAGCGGTCAGCGCGCGCGGGCGATCAAAAACGTGAGTCTGGCCGAAGAGCATTTGCACGACCACTTCCACGGCTTTCCCATGATGCCGGCGTCGCTCATCTTGGAGGGGCTCGCGCAAACCGGGGGCATCCTGGTCGGCGAGGCGCGCGGCTTTCAAGACAAGGTCATTCTGGCCAAGGTGCCGCGCGTGGCTTTTCACTTTCCGGTCGTGCCGGGAGACACGCTCACTTATACCGCCACGCTCGAATCGGCCAGCGCCGAGGGCGCCCGCGTCGCCGCCACCGCGCACGTTGGAGAGCGGCTGCAAACGGAGGCCGAGATCGTCTTCGCCAACTTGGCCGGCGATCAGCAATCGGCCGAATTTTTCGATCCCCAGAGCTTTGTCTTCACCATGAAGCTGCTCGGCGTCTTCGACGTGGGTCGCGGAACCACCGGCATCCCCGATCCGCCGGGCGTCGCCGCGCTACGCGCTCGCGGCTAG
- a CDS encoding acyl carrier protein, whose amino-acid sequence MPATQEEIYDKIKSSLVDALGVDDDEVTPEATLTGDLGAESIDFLDIVFRLEKAFNIKIPRGELFPEGLMTDEQYVKDGKFTTAGITELRKRMPFADIDAFAANPVAREFGNLFTVGMVTRYIASKVNA is encoded by the coding sequence ATGCCCGCCACACAGGAAGAAATCTACGACAAGATCAAGTCGTCCCTGGTCGATGCCCTCGGCGTCGATGACGACGAGGTGACTCCCGAAGCCACGCTCACTGGCGACCTGGGCGCCGAATCGATCGACTTTCTCGACATCGTCTTCCGCCTCGAAAAGGCGTTCAACATCAAGATTCCGCGCGGCGAGTTGTTCCCCGAAGGGCTCATGACCGACGAGCAGTACGTGAAGGACGGCAAGTTCACCACCGCCGGCATCACCGAACTGCGCAAGCGCATGCCGTTCGCCGATATCGACGCCTTCGCCGCCAACCCGGTGGCCCGCGAATTCGGCAACCTGTTCACCGTCGGCATGGTGACCAGGTACATCGCCAGCAAGGTCAACGCCTAA
- a CDS encoding beta-hydroxyacyl-ACP dehydratase has protein sequence MRFALIDRVLELELGSRIVAVKNLSLAEEYLADHFPGFPVMPGVLMLEAMTQASAWLIRATEDFRHSIVVLQEARNIKYGSFVEPGQTLRISAEIIDQDDRQTRLKTQGLVGDQSTVSARLTLVRYNLADTDPAKADNDTVMIEDLKSQFAQLRRAPLASAP, from the coding sequence ATGCGATTTGCGCTCATCGATCGAGTTCTGGAGCTGGAGCTCGGCAGTCGAATTGTCGCCGTTAAAAATCTTTCGCTCGCGGAAGAGTACCTGGCCGACCATTTTCCCGGCTTTCCAGTCATGCCGGGCGTGCTCATGCTGGAGGCCATGACCCAGGCCAGCGCTTGGCTGATCCGCGCGACCGAAGATTTTCGGCATAGCATCGTGGTCCTCCAGGAGGCGCGCAACATCAAGTACGGCAGCTTTGTCGAACCTGGCCAGACGCTGCGCATCTCGGCCGAGATCATCGATCAGGACGACCGCCAGACGCGTCTCAAGACGCAAGGCCTGGTCGGCGATCAGAGCACGGTTTCCGCCCGCTTGACACTGGTTCGCTACAACCTTGCCGACACCGATCCCGCCAAGGCCGACAACGACACCGTGATGATCGAAGATCTCAAGAGTCAGTTTGCCCAATTGCGCCGCGCGCCGCTGGCCTCCGCCCCATGA
- the ptsP gene encoding phosphoenolpyruvate--protein phosphotransferase, which translates to MRKGIAVSPGVAVGIAYCVDDIYVRDREPLARSQIYEELKRYDEGCEKTALDLHALHQKVATQVGQSEAAIFQMHETILRDPAFTGKVRNWIAKEAMSAPAALRRLLAEYTNLFRRTEDEYLRERLTDVRDVILRLSAHVSEALRPDSKELAGPVVLIANELLPSHAVTLGDHEVVGIVTQTGGRTSHAAILARGRGVPAVSGVRGVLRALRNGDTVVVDGRDGHVIINPDSETASAYRKLQREFVNLKHHLAANREKPAISADGQPVDLLANVNHVLDATSAVQMGAAGVGLFRTEYLFLTHADVPDEEEQYQAYRQVINAAPQRRVTIRTLDLGGDKTIPYLGHSREANPFLGWRSIRLSFEHPDFFSKQLRAILRAAAPENGESQDVRIMFPMITTLEEMRRVRGMVRRARRALESEGKPAGELPIGLMIEVPAAAICIESLLEVVDFVSIGTNDLVQYLMAADRDNPKVNHLCQPLSPAVLRVLHDVIRACDRVGKPVTLCGEMAGNPRAFLLLHGMGLRSFSMSPAFISTIKDLVGRLTRSQTSEILRHALTLKTSGQIVRYTGQQLAKIAPELTSWDSG; encoded by the coding sequence ATGCGCAAAGGGATTGCGGTTTCGCCCGGCGTGGCAGTCGGCATTGCCTACTGCGTGGACGACATCTACGTCCGCGACCGCGAACCGCTGGCCCGATCGCAGATTTACGAGGAGCTGAAGCGGTACGACGAGGGGTGCGAAAAGACGGCGCTCGACCTGCACGCTTTGCATCAAAAGGTCGCCACGCAAGTCGGGCAATCGGAAGCGGCGATCTTTCAGATGCACGAAACGATCCTGCGCGATCCGGCCTTCACCGGCAAAGTGCGCAATTGGATCGCCAAAGAAGCGATGTCGGCGCCGGCGGCGCTGCGGCGACTGTTGGCCGAGTACACCAATTTGTTTCGCCGCACCGAGGACGAGTACCTGCGCGAACGGCTGACCGACGTGCGCGACGTGATCTTGCGATTGAGCGCGCATGTTTCGGAGGCGCTACGGCCCGATTCCAAGGAACTGGCCGGGCCGGTCGTGCTAATCGCCAACGAACTGTTGCCGTCGCACGCGGTGACCTTGGGCGACCACGAAGTGGTGGGCATCGTCACCCAAACCGGGGGCCGCACCAGCCACGCGGCGATCTTGGCCCGCGGACGCGGCGTGCCGGCGGTGTCGGGCGTGCGCGGCGTGTTGCGCGCACTGCGCAACGGCGACACGGTGGTGGTCGACGGCCGCGACGGGCATGTGATTATCAATCCCGATTCGGAAACGGCGAGCGCCTACCGCAAGCTGCAGCGCGAGTTTGTCAATCTCAAGCATCATCTGGCGGCCAATCGAGAAAAGCCCGCCATCTCGGCCGATGGACAGCCAGTCGACTTGCTGGCCAATGTCAATCACGTGCTCGACGCCACCAGCGCGGTGCAGATGGGGGCGGCTGGCGTGGGGCTGTTTCGCACCGAGTATCTCTTTCTCACGCATGCCGACGTGCCCGACGAGGAGGAGCAGTACCAGGCGTATCGACAGGTGATCAACGCGGCGCCGCAGCGGCGCGTGACGATCCGCACGCTGGACCTGGGCGGAGACAAGACCATTCCGTATCTAGGGCACAGCCGCGAGGCGAATCCCTTCCTCGGTTGGCGGTCGATTCGGTTGTCGTTCGAGCATCCCGATTTTTTCAGCAAGCAATTGCGCGCCATCCTGCGCGCGGCGGCGCCAGAAAACGGAGAGTCGCAAGACGTGCGGATCATGTTTCCCATGATCACCACGCTGGAAGAGATGCGTCGTGTGCGGGGCATGGTCCGCCGCGCGCGCCGGGCGCTGGAATCCGAAGGCAAGCCAGCCGGCGAGTTGCCCATTGGCCTGATGATCGAAGTGCCGGCCGCCGCGATCTGCATTGAGTCGCTGTTGGAGGTGGTCGACTTTGTGTCGATCGGAACCAACGATCTGGTGCAATACCTGATGGCGGCCGACCGCGACAACCCCAAGGTGAATCATCTCTGTCAGCCGCTCAGCCCGGCGGTGCTGCGCGTGCTGCACGACGTGATTCGCGCTTGCGACCGGGTGGGCAAGCCGGTGACATTGTGCGGCGAGATGGCGGGCAACCCACGGGCGTTTTTGCTGCTCCACGGCATGGGGCTGCGCAGCTTCAGCATGAGCCCCGCCTTCATATCGACCATCAAGGACCTGGTGGGCCGACTGACGCGGAGCCAGACGAGCGAGATATTGCGGCACGCGTTGACGCTGAAGACCAGCGGTCAGATCGTGCGCTACACTGGCCAGCAACTGGCCAAGATCGCGCCCGAACTGACAAGCTGGGACAGCGGTTAG